In Sphingobacterium sp. PCS056, the following proteins share a genomic window:
- a CDS encoding glycosyltransferase family 2 protein, whose protein sequence is MSTAPIILFVYNRPDHTLRTLEALEKNDLASSSELFIYSDAPKNEKSKPAVDQVREIIKSDWKFKKIHLIFRDTNCGLAANVIDGVSNIVKQYGRIIVLEDDLTTSPFALSYFNDALDRYQDKDRVMQISGYGYPLKDLENLPETFFFRVANSWGWATWDRAWKHFNADIHQLTDDFTIEQIHQFSIEGKENFWKQVQEFKAGKINSWAIRWYASVFKKNGLVLYPRNSLTQNIGNDGSGTHTAAENTYRVVLADKKITEFPLEIQEHTQAYESIKYFYAHRKGSLLQRGIRFAKKKINELKK, encoded by the coding sequence ATGTCAACAGCACCTATTATCTTATTTGTATACAATCGACCGGATCACACATTACGTACCTTAGAGGCTCTAGAGAAGAATGATTTAGCTTCTTCTTCCGAACTGTTTATCTATTCGGATGCTCCAAAGAATGAAAAATCAAAACCTGCCGTAGATCAGGTGAGGGAGATTATCAAGAGCGATTGGAAGTTTAAAAAAATACACCTCATTTTCCGCGATACAAATTGCGGGCTGGCAGCCAATGTAATTGATGGCGTATCCAACATTGTCAAGCAGTATGGTCGGATTATCGTTCTAGAGGATGATCTCACCACTTCCCCATTCGCGCTCAGCTATTTTAACGATGCTCTGGATCGTTATCAGGATAAAGATCGTGTGATGCAAATATCAGGATACGGCTACCCCTTGAAAGATTTAGAGAATCTACCTGAAACATTTTTCTTCAGGGTGGCAAATAGTTGGGGATGGGCCACATGGGATCGTGCTTGGAAACATTTCAACGCCGATATTCATCAGTTGACCGATGACTTTACGATAGAACAAATTCATCAATTCAGTATAGAAGGAAAGGAGAATTTCTGGAAACAGGTGCAGGAATTTAAAGCGGGAAAGATTAATTCTTGGGCAATCCGCTGGTATGCCTCTGTTTTTAAAAAGAATGGTTTGGTACTCTATCCCAGAAATTCATTAACCCAAAATATTGGCAATGATGGTTCTGGTACACATACCGCAGCCGAAAATACCTACAGGGTGGTACTTGCTGATAAAAAAATAACGGAATTTCCACTAGAAATACAAGAGCATACACAAGCTTATGAATCAATTAAGTATTTTTATGCCCATAGAAAAGGTTCACTCTTGCAAAGAGGAATCCGTTTTGCCAAAAAGAAAATCAACGAACTAAAAAAATAG
- a CDS encoding FkbM family methyltransferase, whose amino-acid sequence MEKTGSYRSLLNSKLIKGLLSLAFKGYFVETGWTNSYLKKESLDPNGNPIPWLTYSFLDFIDGRLNKELLLFEYGAGNSTLFYAKHVKNVTAVEHDKNWFERIKNQMPANVTIKNIDLEADDYVHAILQQDQLFDIVIVDGRKRISCCRNAIKRLNDTGVLILDDAERKHYQPAIDYLLQQGFKHIPFSGIAIGAIHRKVTSLFYKENNCLGI is encoded by the coding sequence ATGGAAAAAACAGGTAGTTATCGATCCTTACTGAATAGCAAACTCATAAAAGGCCTGCTCTCTTTGGCTTTTAAAGGATATTTCGTAGAAACAGGCTGGACAAACTCCTATTTAAAAAAAGAATCATTAGATCCCAACGGTAATCCTATTCCTTGGTTAACCTATTCTTTCTTAGACTTTATCGATGGTAGATTAAATAAAGAATTATTACTTTTTGAATATGGTGCAGGTAATTCCACCTTATTTTATGCAAAGCATGTCAAAAATGTGACCGCTGTCGAACATGATAAAAATTGGTTTGAACGTATTAAAAATCAAATGCCTGCAAATGTAACAATAAAAAATATTGACTTAGAGGCAGATGATTATGTGCATGCAATCCTACAACAAGATCAGCTTTTTGACATCGTTATTGTTGATGGCAGGAAACGAATATCTTGTTGCAGAAACGCTATTAAGAGATTAAATGATACCGGTGTCCTCATATTAGACGATGCGGAAAGAAAACACTATCAGCCCGCTATAGACTATCTGCTACAACAAGGATTTAAACACATCCCCTTCTCAGGAATTGCAATAGGTGCAATCCATAGAAAGGTAACCTCTCTATTTTATAAAGAAAATAACTGCTTAGGAATATAA
- a CDS encoding flippase codes for MKIPALPGFNPEAFEKYFKNTGWLLLARVGSLFVKMLVTSFALPSYLGSANFGTYNYPLVLLAFFTGIATMGTDGLITRQLLQHPEREDVLLGSALRIRIITGFLVLPLVYLTYFLIAHFAPEAPAASFKQVALVSLICIIQAVQIIDSFFQAQVKGKMIMMVQVGGNVLSAAIKLILILVKAPLDAFIWTLVFDVIILQIGYLALYRKLGHRISSWKYDKATARELIKLGWPLAFSSLFITFYMKIDQLMIDALLGKSALGVYSIVVSLSESWYFMPVAISTSLFPAIMNARKGSPELYQKRLGNLYELMVFISLSVALVVTLLAPFLFKYYYAPEYGEGLHTLQVHIWAGVFTFLGTASAQFLIAEGLTKITLYRTAFGALINVVLNYFLIPKFGIIGAAYATLIAYFASTFFLLFIKRTRPNAILMIRSLFLLGLLSTVKDKFLKINR; via the coding sequence ATGAAAATACCAGCATTACCAGGATTTAATCCAGAAGCATTCGAAAAATATTTCAAAAACACAGGTTGGCTTTTGTTAGCCCGTGTTGGATCTCTTTTTGTTAAAATGTTGGTGACCTCATTTGCCTTGCCTTCCTATCTTGGAAGTGCAAACTTTGGTACTTACAATTATCCTCTGGTCTTATTGGCCTTTTTTACTGGAATCGCCACCATGGGTACCGATGGATTGATCACGAGGCAACTATTACAGCATCCAGAAAGAGAAGATGTACTCTTGGGCTCTGCCCTACGCATTCGGATCATAACTGGTTTTTTAGTTTTGCCACTTGTTTACCTCACCTATTTCCTCATCGCTCATTTTGCACCAGAAGCTCCTGCGGCCTCTTTCAAACAGGTTGCACTTGTATCATTAATCTGTATTATTCAAGCCGTACAGATCATCGATAGCTTTTTTCAGGCACAGGTAAAGGGAAAAATGATTATGATGGTACAAGTTGGAGGTAATGTACTTTCTGCTGCAATAAAATTGATACTCATCCTCGTAAAAGCTCCTTTAGATGCTTTCATCTGGACACTAGTTTTTGATGTCATTATTTTACAGATTGGCTATCTAGCGCTTTACCGTAAACTTGGTCATCGTATTTCATCCTGGAAATATGATAAAGCGACTGCTAGAGAGCTGATCAAACTAGGTTGGCCACTAGCATTTTCCTCCTTGTTTATCACCTTTTATATGAAGATAGATCAACTCATGATCGACGCTCTATTGGGGAAATCGGCATTAGGGGTTTATTCTATTGTAGTAAGTCTCAGTGAAAGTTGGTATTTCATGCCTGTAGCAATTTCTACATCCTTATTTCCTGCTATTATGAACGCCAGGAAAGGAAGCCCTGAATTATACCAGAAAAGATTGGGTAACTTATACGAGCTCATGGTATTTATCAGTTTATCAGTTGCTTTGGTAGTTACATTACTCGCACCTTTTCTTTTTAAATATTATTATGCTCCAGAGTATGGAGAAGGATTACATACGCTCCAAGTGCATATTTGGGCAGGTGTATTTACATTCTTAGGCACAGCGAGCGCACAGTTTCTCATTGCTGAAGGGCTTACCAAAATCACCCTCTACCGCACGGCATTCGGAGCGCTTATCAATGTTGTATTGAACTACTTCTTAATTCCTAAATTTGGAATTATTGGCGCGGCTTATGCTACTTTAATCGCTTATTTTGCTTCTACTTTTTTCTTACTATTCATTAAGAGAACTCGGCCAAATGCGATTCTGATGATCAGATCACTTTTTTTACTAGGATTATTATCTACTGTAAAAGATAAATTTTTAAAAATAAATCGTTAA
- a CDS encoding DeoR/GlpR family DNA-binding transcription regulator, with protein sequence MLKEERQAFIIHQINLHNKVLSSDLSIQLNVSEDTIRRDLNELAENGKVLKVYGGALSKSFQFPFQDGNVYAKEAKKEIARKAISLLQNGMTILAGGGTTMIELARLVPDSLQCTIFTISPLVALELAEKPNLEVILIGGKLSRNTNIVSGSQVTNELSDIKVDICLLGTNSLSTQDGVTDSDWEVVQIKKAMIKCSSKLVILSIAEKLNSVQKMKVVPLHDVNYLVTDLDPEHPSLSEFKSAINVL encoded by the coding sequence ATGTTAAAAGAGGAAAGACAAGCTTTCATTATACACCAAATCAATTTACATAATAAAGTATTATCGTCAGACTTAAGCATTCAGCTCAATGTTTCTGAAGATACAATCCGTCGTGATTTAAATGAATTGGCAGAAAATGGAAAAGTACTAAAGGTATATGGAGGTGCATTATCAAAGTCTTTTCAATTTCCATTTCAAGATGGAAATGTATATGCAAAAGAAGCTAAAAAAGAAATTGCAAGAAAAGCCATTTCTCTACTTCAAAATGGAATGACAATTCTTGCTGGGGGTGGAACAACTATGATCGAGTTGGCTCGACTTGTTCCAGATAGTCTTCAATGTACTATTTTCACCATCAGCCCCTTAGTGGCCTTAGAGCTAGCAGAAAAGCCAAATTTAGAGGTTATTTTAATTGGTGGCAAATTATCCAGAAATACGAATATTGTATCAGGATCCCAAGTAACAAACGAATTGTCTGATATTAAAGTTGACATTTGTTTATTAGGAACAAATAGCCTTTCCACGCAGGATGGCGTAACAGATTCGGATTGGGAAGTTGTACAGATCAAAAAAGCAATGATTAAATGTTCCAGTAAATTAGTGATCCTCAGTATTGCAGAAAAATTGAACTCGGTTCAAAAGATGAAAGTGGTACCCCTTCATGATGTCAATTATCTTGTCACAGATCTAGATCCAGAACATCCTAGTCTATCTGAATTCAAGAGTGCTATTAATGTACTCTAA
- a CDS encoding YebC/PmpR family DNA-binding transcriptional regulator, with protein MGRAFEFRKERKFKRWAKMAIQFTRLGKEIAISVKEGGPHPESNSRLRTAINNAKAVNMPKDRVEAAIKRASEKDSKGYEEYVYEGYGPHGVPILIETATDNTNRTVANIRSYFTKAGGTLGKTGSLDFIFNRKSLFRFPATEDVDIEELELELIDGGLEELYLEADEEGNDVVVVQTSFEDFGNMQRLLEEKGIAVSSAKLERIALSHTDISEEDAADVLKLIDKIEEDDDVQAVYHNMA; from the coding sequence ATGGGAAGAGCTTTCGAATTTAGAAAAGAACGTAAATTTAAACGCTGGGCCAAAATGGCCATCCAATTTACGCGTTTAGGTAAAGAAATTGCAATTTCGGTGAAGGAAGGTGGTCCTCATCCAGAGTCAAATTCTAGATTACGTACAGCGATAAACAATGCGAAAGCTGTAAATATGCCTAAAGATCGCGTAGAAGCGGCTATCAAAAGAGCTTCTGAAAAAGATTCTAAAGGCTATGAAGAATATGTATATGAGGGATACGGTCCACACGGTGTACCGATCTTAATTGAAACAGCAACTGACAATACCAATAGAACTGTTGCCAATATACGCAGCTACTTCACCAAAGCTGGTGGCACCTTGGGTAAAACTGGATCTTTGGATTTTATTTTTAACCGTAAATCTTTGTTCAGATTCCCCGCAACTGAGGATGTGGATATTGAAGAGCTGGAACTGGAACTTATCGATGGTGGTCTTGAAGAATTATATTTAGAGGCCGATGAGGAAGGAAATGATGTTGTAGTTGTTCAAACTTCATTTGAAGATTTTGGAAATATGCAACGCTTATTGGAAGAGAAAGGTATTGCGGTTTCTTCTGCCAAGTTAGAACGCATCGCTTTATCACACACTGATATTTCGGAAGAAGATGCGGCTGATGTGTTAAAATTGATAGACAAAATCGAAGAGGATGATGATGTTCAAGCGGTCTACCACAACATGGCATAA
- a CDS encoding NAD-dependent epimerase/dehydratase family protein, producing MKESIIIIGANGQIGTELATALREKFGTESVVTSDIREPQNLKDGEIFEPLNVLDKSAIESLFQKYKPTQVYLLAAMLSATGEIYPKKAWDLNMNGLLNVLDLAVEYKIEKIFWPSSIAVFGPHSPKTDTDQYCIMDPNTIYGISKLAGERLVEWYQEHRGLDIRSIRYPGIISWKAEPGGGTTDYAVHIFYDALKKGSYECFLSEDTALPMLYMDDAIRGTLQLMDAPKESLTIRSSYNLTGVSFTPKELAEEIKKILPNFAITYSENDPRQAIADSWPASIEDSPARADWNWKPAFDLAKLTADMIENLKTNKL from the coding sequence ATGAAAGAAAGCATTATTATAATCGGTGCAAATGGCCAAATCGGAACTGAATTGGCTACAGCTTTAAGAGAAAAATTTGGTACTGAAAGTGTCGTTACTTCCGACATTAGGGAACCTCAAAATTTAAAGGACGGGGAAATTTTCGAACCCCTAAATGTACTTGATAAAAGTGCGATAGAATCCTTATTTCAAAAATATAAACCCACACAAGTATATCTATTGGCCGCAATGCTATCGGCAACTGGTGAAATATATCCCAAAAAAGCTTGGGATCTCAATATGAACGGTCTTTTGAACGTGTTAGACCTAGCTGTTGAATATAAGATCGAAAAAATCTTTTGGCCAAGTTCAATCGCTGTATTCGGACCACATTCTCCGAAAACAGATACAGATCAATATTGTATCATGGATCCAAACACGATCTACGGTATTAGTAAATTGGCAGGCGAAAGACTTGTCGAATGGTATCAAGAGCACCGTGGATTGGATATCCGCAGTATTCGCTATCCAGGTATTATTTCATGGAAAGCGGAACCAGGAGGTGGAACGACCGATTATGCTGTACATATTTTTTATGATGCATTGAAAAAAGGTAGTTATGAATGTTTTCTATCGGAAGATACCGCTTTACCGATGCTGTATATGGATGACGCGATTCGTGGCACTTTGCAACTAATGGATGCTCCAAAGGAAAGTTTAACGATTCGTTCAAGTTACAATCTTACGGGGGTAAGTTTCACTCCAAAAGAACTTGCTGAAGAAATTAAAAAAATTCTTCCTAATTTTGCAATCACTTACTCGGAGAATGATCCTAGACAGGCGATTGCAGATTCATGGCCTGCTAGTATTGAAGATTCTCCAGCGAGAGCGGATTGGAATTGGAAGCCTGCTTTTGATTTAGCAAAGCTTACTGCCGATATGATTGAGAATCTTAAAACAAACAAACTATAA
- a CDS encoding aspartate-semialdehyde dehydrogenase — MKVAVVGATGLVGTEMLTVLAARNFPVSELIPVASERSKGKEIDFKGKKYKVVTPSEAIALKPDVALFSAGGGTSLEYAPLFAAAGITVIDNSSAWRMDPTKKLVVPEVNAHVLTAEDKIIANPNCSTIQMVVALKPLHDKYKIKRVVVSTYQSVTGTGVKAVDQLMNERAGIKDGEKAYAYEIDLNVIPQIDVFQENGYTKEEMKMILETNKIMGDDSIKVTATTVRIPVIGGHSESLNIEFENDFDLADVRAALSAQSGVIVVDDPSNLQYPMPKDAHGKDEVFVGRIRRDESQANTLNMWVVADNLRKGAATNTIQIAETLIEKGLI, encoded by the coding sequence ATGAAAGTCGCAGTAGTCGGCGCAACAGGCCTTGTAGGTACTGAGATGCTAACAGTGTTAGCAGCGCGCAATTTCCCAGTTTCAGAATTAATTCCAGTAGCTTCAGAGCGTAGTAAGGGTAAGGAAATTGATTTTAAGGGAAAGAAGTATAAGGTGGTTACACCATCTGAAGCTATTGCTTTAAAACCTGATGTTGCTTTATTCTCGGCAGGAGGTGGTACATCTCTTGAGTATGCGCCATTATTTGCCGCTGCTGGAATAACAGTTATTGATAATTCATCTGCTTGGCGTATGGATCCGACTAAGAAATTAGTCGTTCCCGAAGTGAATGCACATGTCTTAACAGCCGAAGATAAAATTATTGCAAATCCTAATTGCTCTACAATCCAGATGGTCGTTGCATTAAAACCGCTACATGATAAATATAAAATTAAACGTGTTGTTGTTTCTACATACCAATCTGTAACCGGTACGGGTGTAAAAGCAGTTGATCAATTGATGAACGAGCGTGCTGGTATAAAGGATGGCGAGAAAGCATATGCATATGAGATCGATTTAAATGTCATTCCTCAAATTGATGTATTTCAAGAAAATGGATATACCAAAGAAGAAATGAAGATGATTTTGGAAACAAACAAAATCATGGGAGATGATTCGATAAAAGTAACAGCAACCACAGTGCGTATTCCAGTAATTGGAGGACATTCAGAATCTTTAAACATTGAGTTTGAAAATGATTTTGATCTAGCAGATGTTCGTGCAGCTTTATCCGCGCAAAGCGGTGTCATTGTAGTAGATGATCCATCTAATTTGCAATATCCAATGCCAAAGGATGCACATGGAAAAGACGAAGTTTTTGTCGGACGTATACGTCGTGACGAATCACAGGCAAATACATTAAACATGTGGGTGGTTGCGGATAATCTTCGTAAAGGTGCTGCTACGAATACCATTCAAATTGCAGAAACACTGATAGAAAAAGGATTAATTTAA
- a CDS encoding Kelch repeat-containing protein — MNKKNWLLILLACVVTFSTYSCKSKDDNTDEVVEWTKGSAFDGGARSGAVSFLINNIAYVTTGIATESSVAVRKTDTWAYSASAGTWSKKADFPGIARNNAVAFAIGNNGYVGTGFDGTNALSDFYKYDVSANTWTKIADLPADAARYGAVAFSIGGFGYVGTGSRGNDNDTNVKSFYKYDPTANTWTLVDSPLESNRRYGFSFVINNIAYVGGGLDNSSYPEDFFKFDGTKWTKLNDLNRDDNSYTYNLTRSNTSAFVLNNLAYVVGGKKTSVINTIWEYNPSTDVWNADNQVFQGSARQDAVSFAIDNVGYVTTGQNGSNKFYDTWKFVPVK, encoded by the coding sequence ATGAACAAGAAAAATTGGCTACTAATATTATTAGCGTGCGTCGTAACTTTCTCTACTTACTCTTGTAAATCAAAGGATGATAATACAGATGAGGTAGTGGAGTGGACTAAAGGCTCTGCTTTCGATGGTGGCGCAAGAAGTGGGGCAGTATCTTTCTTAATTAACAATATTGCTTATGTAACTACTGGTATAGCAACGGAAAGTAGCGTTGCTGTTCGCAAAACAGATACTTGGGCGTATAGTGCTTCCGCAGGAACTTGGTCTAAAAAAGCTGACTTCCCTGGTATTGCTCGTAACAATGCCGTTGCTTTTGCAATTGGTAATAATGGGTATGTAGGTACTGGTTTTGATGGAACAAATGCATTATCAGATTTTTACAAATATGACGTTTCGGCTAACACATGGACGAAAATAGCAGATCTTCCTGCTGATGCTGCTCGCTATGGCGCTGTTGCTTTCTCAATAGGTGGATTTGGATACGTAGGTACAGGTTCTAGAGGTAATGACAACGATACTAACGTTAAATCTTTCTACAAATATGATCCTACTGCTAACACTTGGACTTTAGTGGATAGCCCATTAGAATCAAATAGAAGATATGGATTTTCTTTTGTCATCAATAACATTGCTTATGTAGGTGGTGGTCTTGATAATAGCTCATACCCAGAAGACTTCTTTAAGTTTGATGGTACTAAATGGACAAAATTGAATGATTTAAATCGTGACGATAACTCTTATACATATAACTTAACACGTTCTAATACTTCTGCTTTTGTATTAAACAACTTAGCTTATGTAGTAGGTGGTAAGAAAACTTCTGTTATCAACACCATTTGGGAATATAATCCTTCTACTGACGTATGGAATGCTGACAATCAAGTTTTCCAAGGTTCAGCAAGACAAGATGCTGTTTCATTTGCGATTGACAATGTTGGCTATGTAACTACAGGTCAAAACGGATCAAACAAATTCTATGATACTTGGAAATTTGTTCCAGTAAAATAG
- a CDS encoding DUF4270 family protein, protein MIRNFKRRSVQFLFSALLLIGISACNKDISLSLDNSRDESMGIVPVDSIQVNASTYQLDDVPTSGTGVILVGKNSNTTTGSVRASSYMRLGIGNITTASIPTAAQYDSITFVLKPNKYFYGDTTKTQTIAVHEVKEQITLKEVNSGSDINERPVFVSGAAIYNNQKFAYDPNALGTLSFKPFVHRLDSVSIKLDNTLGNKLFSYIKAGNSAISSNENFVEFFKGIALVPGNNNTAIIGYSDTVVMQIHYNFINEEGFKVNSVAKFNLADKTHQFNNVEANREGTAFSTLSITNPELNSSVTDGDVFLEGSTGAVVKITFPTLLALVNDPTVAINKAELVIETDSKYHNSFFNSPSSLILMVANSGGNPISMINSPFTTTVQQAAYIGASDFGANAKYTFNLIEYLNNIKKQSYYNTSLFLSVPTTGLFSNTDQLIVAKDANNKPKIKLNILYTKF, encoded by the coding sequence ATGATAAGAAACTTTAAGAGACGTAGTGTTCAATTTTTATTCTCAGCGTTATTACTGATAGGCATTTCAGCTTGTAATAAAGATATTTCGCTCTCTTTAGACAATTCAAGAGATGAATCCATGGGCATCGTTCCTGTTGATTCGATTCAAGTGAATGCATCTACTTATCAACTCGATGATGTACCCACATCAGGAACTGGAGTGATCCTCGTTGGAAAAAACAGCAATACAACTACGGGATCAGTTCGTGCATCTTCTTATATGCGTCTTGGAATTGGAAATATTACGACTGCTTCTATTCCAACTGCAGCGCAATATGACTCCATCACGTTTGTTTTAAAACCCAATAAATATTTTTACGGAGATACCACGAAAACGCAGACAATTGCTGTTCACGAAGTGAAAGAGCAAATTACGTTGAAAGAGGTCAACTCAGGTTCTGATATCAATGAAAGACCTGTGTTTGTAAGTGGTGCAGCTATTTACAATAATCAAAAGTTTGCCTATGATCCTAATGCATTAGGAACCTTATCGTTCAAACCTTTTGTTCACAGATTGGATTCGGTTTCTATTAAATTAGACAATACATTAGGCAACAAATTATTTTCTTATATTAAAGCAGGTAATTCGGCTATATCCTCAAATGAAAATTTTGTTGAGTTTTTTAAAGGTATAGCACTTGTACCAGGAAATAATAACACGGCCATCATTGGTTATTCCGATACTGTTGTCATGCAGATCCATTATAACTTTATCAATGAAGAAGGATTTAAAGTAAATTCGGTCGCTAAATTTAACTTAGCAGATAAGACACATCAATTTAATAATGTCGAAGCAAATCGTGAAGGGACAGCCTTCAGTACCTTAAGTATCACTAATCCAGAACTCAATAGTAGTGTGACTGATGGCGATGTATTTTTGGAAGGTAGCACAGGAGCTGTAGTAAAAATAACTTTTCCCACACTTTTGGCTTTAGTTAACGATCCAACTGTAGCGATCAATAAGGCAGAACTCGTTATAGAGACAGACAGTAAATATCATAACTCATTTTTTAACTCGCCATCAAGTTTGATTTTGATGGTAGCTAATTCAGGTGGAAATCCGATTAGTATGATCAATTCACCATTTACTACAACAGTGCAACAAGCTGCTTATATAGGAGCTAGTGACTTTGGAGCAAATGCAAAATATACGTTCAATTTGATTGAATATTTAAATAATATCAAAAAACAAAGCTATTATAATACATCTTTATTCTTAAGTGTACCTACAACAGGATTATTCTCAAATACAGATCAACTTATAGTAGCAAAAGACGCAAATAACAAACCAAAAATAAAATTAAACATCTTATATACTAAATTTTAA
- a CDS encoding sensor histidine kinase, translated as MANKFKLLITLSVLTGIGMISILAIWLYGSYNNRLELFLSSAERSMFNVVQDVYQAHSNDIKREQGGALGTLRKNLRSKYTDAEIDTLFKDLVSSYKGRPLRGDAGMHQDYKQKHLNGKSGGELMAPYLFLQIKISDALIAEIKEKFHTALEAKGVRADYEITTELFPRDSLFAIRKEYRAKKLSWTRPIMIDAVESKFLIVKFKHVWKNLLFDLSWQLGIAILLVSIFIGSFIYLFKTIFRQNRLAEMQKAFVNNMTHELKTPVSTVMTAIEAIQLYGVRHDHEKMDRYLAISRNELDHLSDMIDRVLQLDVDEHTGLKLDKSQVDLIQVLKDAANTFGINVNKQVLISLDLDIPFLSINADISHLRNVINNLLENAVKYSGDPVDIKIAVQEYADQVEFTVSDQGKGIAPEYQKEIFEMFFRVPEGNLHQVKGFGIGLAYVRQVIVQHGGKISVKSSLNKGSTFIIKLPK; from the coding sequence ATGGCAAATAAGTTTAAATTATTGATAACACTTTCGGTATTAACCGGTATCGGAATGATTAGTATTCTGGCGATCTGGTTATACGGAAGCTATAATAATCGCCTTGAGCTCTTTCTTTCTTCAGCGGAAAGAAGCATGTTTAATGTAGTTCAAGATGTCTATCAAGCGCACAGCAACGATATCAAAAGGGAGCAAGGAGGGGCATTAGGTACTTTGCGCAAAAATCTGAGATCAAAATATACGGATGCTGAAATTGATACCCTTTTTAAAGATCTGGTTTCTAGTTATAAAGGTCGTCCATTGCGCGGAGATGCTGGCATGCACCAGGATTATAAGCAAAAGCACCTCAATGGTAAATCTGGCGGCGAACTTATGGCTCCTTATTTATTTTTACAAATTAAGATCTCTGATGCTTTGATTGCTGAGATAAAAGAAAAATTTCATACGGCACTTGAAGCGAAGGGGGTGCGTGCTGATTATGAAATTACGACTGAGTTATTTCCCCGTGATAGCCTTTTCGCTATTCGGAAGGAATATAGAGCCAAAAAATTATCTTGGACACGGCCCATTATGATCGACGCGGTCGAAAGTAAATTTTTGATCGTCAAATTCAAGCACGTTTGGAAAAATCTCTTGTTTGATCTTAGCTGGCAATTGGGTATTGCTATTCTTTTGGTCAGTATTTTTATAGGTTCTTTTATCTATCTTTTTAAGACCATCTTTCGGCAGAATAGACTTGCAGAGATGCAAAAAGCATTTGTTAACAATATGACACACGAATTAAAGACACCTGTTTCTACCGTGATGACCGCTATTGAGGCAATACAACTGTACGGCGTAAGGCATGATCATGAAAAGATGGACCGCTATTTGGCGATTTCCAGAAATGAGCTTGATCACCTCTCTGATATGATTGATCGTGTTTTACAGTTGGATGTAGACGAACATACTGGGCTGAAATTGGATAAAAGTCAAGTGGATCTGATTCAAGTTTTGAAAGATGCGGCAAACACTTTTGGAATTAATGTCAATAAACAAGTGCTCATATCTTTGGATCTGGATATTCCGTTTTTATCGATCAATGCCGATATCTCCCACTTGAGAAATGTCATTAATAATTTATTAGAGAATGCCGTTAAGTATTCTGGAGATCCTGTCGATATTAAAATTGCCGTGCAAGAATATGCTGATCAGGTTGAATTTACAGTTTCTGATCAGGGTAAAGGCATCGCTCCAGAATATCAGAAAGAGATTTTTGAGATGTTTTTTCGAGTACCCGAAGGAAATTTACATCAGGTAAAGGGGTTTGGTATAGGCTTGGCCTATGTGCGTCAGGTTATTGTGCAACATGGTGGAAAAATATCCGTGAAAAGCAGTTTAAATAAAGGTAGTACCTTTATCATTAAATTACCAAAATAA